The Neoarius graeffei isolate fNeoGra1 chromosome 10, fNeoGra1.pri, whole genome shotgun sequence genome has a segment encoding these proteins:
- the lzts3b gene encoding leucine zipper putative tumor suppressor 3, which yields MGSVGSGVAGEQEFAMKSVGTRTTLPRGPPLSRRGPSDRSFSAERLNPPPSMSECTGSSDERGGSSTTTDRPQLAGCESTTASSNLERVPSICERLESNVASRRAAQRPLGDMSVDGRRNAVVHTEEKSGDSMSAMKIREGNATMANGRTPPKILPMSEKSEQNNSGLVRPSAFKPVVPKSFHSMQNLVAHAGGGTGGQGAGGTGGSDDPQPLSEQESPERKQGREDAGQGVMSDSGRNSFTSLPTYTGPGSSYAPAPALGPFSASTSNINRLGTDKLDKPNYQNGLSASDSGRSSSGKSSSSYHRLCHLTDMPAAIHPSPSSDDIIQDLEDRLWEKEQEVLHMRRNLDQSEAAIMQVFEEKQRVWEREMEELRQNYAGRLQQVTRRAQRSQQALQAQISRLQQDKSRLQEEISALLAQREELERKCLDYRKEQAEILPRLEETKWEVCQKVGEISLLKQQLRDSQHEVTQRAGEMVALRGQLKELNTQLKEREEAMLSLKDSYSSKSRELERCEGELKKTLTEVSILRDKLVVFEAEVLGLKRALGELSYTGERAAGLCSSLPWSGLHSPHTPEVLTPLSPLSPMVDALLSLQSDEAKAQRQEAGELRQQLERLQGELRLEQQQRELQALAFAQERHTWRDEKERVLKYQAQLQLSYVETLQRNQALEERVGQLGAKLCGTSNSPPPASVPNPVPVTVTLTPAPDDSKAPSPNQLAPPWPGPSRLERIESTEI from the exons ATGGGAAGCGTTGGCAGTGGGGTGGCTGGCGAGCAAGAATTCGCCATGAAGAGTGTTGGCACGCGTACCACCCTTCCTCGTGGACCACCCCTATCACGTAGAGGCCCATCAGATCGCAGTTTCAGTGCTGAGCGTCTCAACCCTCCACCTTCCATGTCTGAATGCACAGGCTCCAGTGATGAAAGAGGGGGTAGCAGCACGACCACAGATCGGCCCCAGCTTGCTGGCTGTGAGTCCACCACTGCCTCCTCCAACCTGGAGAGGGTGCCCTCCATCTGCGAACGCCTGGAGAGTAATGTTGCTAGCCGCAGGGCAGCACAGCGGCCATTAGGGGACATGAGTGTAGATGGCCGCAGGAATGCGGTTGTGCACACTGAAGAGAAGAGTGGAGACAGCATGTCTGCCATGAAAATCAGAGAGGGGAATGCTACAATGGCAAATGGCCGAACGCCACCCAAGATTCTGCCCATGTCTGAAAAGTCAGAACAG AACAATTCCGGATTGGTGCGGCCCTCTGCCTTCAAACCTGTAGTGCCAAAGAGCTTTCACTCCATGCAGAATCTAGTGGCACATGCTGGAGGTGGAACTGGAGGTCAAGGTGCTGGAGGCACAGGAGGATCTGACGACCCCCAGCCACTTAGTGAGCAAGAAAGTCCAGAGAGGAAGCAGGGCAGAGAGGATGCAGGCCAGGGTGTCATGTCTGATTCGGGAAGGAACTCATTTACCAGCTTGCCCACGTACACGGGCCCTGGTTCCAGCTATGCTCCTGCTCCAGCCCTTGGACCTTTCAGTGCTTCCACCAGCAATATCAACAGATTGGGCACAGACAAACTGGACAAGCCCAACTACCAGAATGGCCTGAGTGCTTCGGACAGTGGTCGCTCATCCTCAGGGAAGAGCTCTTCATCCTATCACAGACTATGTCACCTAACTGATATGCCAGCTGCCATTCACCCATCGCCCTCCTCAGATGATATAATACAGGACTTGGAGGACCGACTGTGGGAAAAAGAACAAGAG GTTCTTCACATGCGCCGCAACTTGGATCAGAGTGAAGCAGCCATCATGCAGGTATTTGAAGAGAAACAGCGGGTGTGGGAGCGAGAAATGGAGGAGCTGAGACAGAACTATGCTGGGAGGTTGCAACAGGTGACCCGGCGGGCACAACGTTCACAGCAGGCACTGCAGGCTCAGATCAGCCGACTACAGCAGGACAAGAGCCGGCTCCAGGAGGAGATCAGTGCCCTGCTAGCTCAGCGTGAAGAGCTGGAGAGAAAGTGTCTAGATTACCGCAAGGAGCAGGCTGAAATCTTGCCCCGCCTGGAGGAAACCAAGTGGGAG GTTTGTCAGAAGGTGGGAGAGATATCTCTGTTGAAGCAGCAGTTAAGGGACAGTCAGCATGAGGTGACCCAGCGAGCAGGAGAGATGGTAGCACTAAGGGGTCAACTTAAAGAGCTCAATACACAGCTGAAGGAGAGAGAGGAGGCCATGCTCAGCCTGAAGGATTCCTACAGCAGCAAGAGCCGTGAGCTGGAGAGAtgtgagggagaactgaagaagaCACTGACAGAG GTATCCATCCTACGGGACAAGCTGGTGGTGTTTGAGGCTGAGGTCCTGGGGCTAAAACGAGCTCTGGGTGAACTGAGCTACACCGGTGAACGTGCAGCAGGTCTCTGCAGCAGCCTGCCTTGGAGTGGCCTGCATTCACCACATACCCCTGAAGTTTTGACACCGCTGTCCCCACTCAGCCCCATGGTAGATGCTCTGCTAAGCCTGCAGAGCGATGAGGCCAAGGCACAGCGGCAGGAAGCCGGAGAGCTGCGGCAGCAGCTAGAACGACTGCAGGGTGAACTGCGGTTGGAGCAGCAGCAACGGGAGCTCCAAGCACTTGCTTTTGCTCAAGAGCGTCACACCTGGCGGGACGAGAAGGAACGTGTGCTCAAGTACCAGGCACAGTTGCAGCTCAGCTATGTAGAGACACTACAAAGAAACCAAGCTTTAGAGGAGCGTGTTGGCCAGCTTGGGGCCAAGCTGTGTGGAACATCCAATTCACCTCCACCAGCAAGTGTACCCAACCCTGTACCAGTTACCGTTACACTCACCCCAGCCCCAGATGACTCCAAAGCCCCTTCCCCCAACCAGCTGGCTCCCCCTTGGCCTGGACCTTCTCGCTTGGAGAGGATCGAGTCCACTGAGATTTAG